The Tolypothrix sp. PCC 7712 region TCAGATATATAGTGCTATCTGCATGAATTCATATATGGCTGGACTTGTTTGATGGCAAACTGTGCTTGAATCCTTCGCCGCCAGATTTCATACGCTGGCTCTGTTCCTATGGGGAGTTGTTCTAGGGCAATGTCAGCTATCTTAGCGGCGGCGTTAGCAGAACAATCACACAGAACTTCACAGGCGATTTCTGTGTATTCTGATGAATTACCAGCGTTTTGACGGGCTTTCGCGGCAAAAACAGCCCCCTGCGCTATGCAAGGCAGATAAATCCCTGCTGATTGCCTTAATGCTTCGATTCCTGCGCGCTCTACACCCCCAGCATAAGCACAAGCAAGCCCGACACCACTCCAAAGGTCGGCCTGTCGTGCTGTAGGGAATTGCGAGATTGTGACAGGAATTCGCGCAACATCCCCACCATCGATAAACCACAAACTCCGCCCTAGACCTTGATCGAAAACTCTACAGGCATAACCAGACAACCGATTTGGCACTATTTGTTCTGCCACAGCCCATTGCCAGTGAAAATAGCCTTCATGGAAGCCGTATCCATCGACTGTTAGCCACCCTAATAACGGATCTAAACGCTGTAGAAATGGTTTAACCCGTTGGTGCAGTCGAGCCAGAACCCAACCAACTCCTACATGCACCATGTATACGTGTGCGGCTCCAGGTCCTGCTAGAAAATTATGCAGGCGATTCCGCCTCCAAGGGATTAGGGCATCTTGGAGAGCCAGCCCCATTGCGGCTCCTTCAAAGGCAAACCCACGTAATTCAAGTTCAACTTGGTTGAGCTGATGCGCTAATACCTCTGAACGGTCATATCTAAGTGCCGTATGATAGCCAAACAAAAATATTTCCCCAATCTGCTCTAATCGCTGTTGCGATCGCGCATCTCCCTGATGAAAACATCTCTGGGCAAAGGTTGTTTCTTTTAATGAAATACCGAAGATCTGTTGGCGTAGCCCGGCTAAACAAGGAGTCATATTAAAACCTTTTATATAAAGAGTGATTGACCAAAGTTTGCCAAAACCCCAAAAGCTCCCTTCTAGGTTTGATGTCTAAAAGCTGGGCAAGGTTGTGTCCATATTTGAAATTGCAAAAAGATTTACAGCAGAACTGTCTTATTGCTGAAAAAGAACTATACAAGCGCTAAAAAATAGTCGGCAAAGAAGGCAAGATAAAGACAAATTAAATTACCTTATCCTATAAGTTTGCTCTATAGCAAAATTCAAAATCTAACACCCAAAGTTATAGTTTTTTGTTCAGCTAAATACACAAAGTAAACTAAAACAGCAAAAATGAAGAAGTTCTGTCCTTCTAAAAATGGAAAAATAAACTTTGACGAGAGAGGATACTCAAAGAGTAATTTATAAAATAAGGTTAAAGTACTACTTTAACCTCTTTCAAGCGAAGTTTACAAGTTTTAATAAACAAAAAATTGTATAAAGATTATATAGGTGTTTAGATTGAGCTAAATCAAACCATATAACTATCTGACTTTAATAGATAAATATTATAAATATCGTTAATTATAATCACAAAAAAGTTAATAATAATACATAAAATACGAGGCTTAGATTTGAGTCGAAAAGAAAATAAAACTGGCAATAAAGAGGCGCGTCGTCCAACTTTTTACATGAAAGAGGAGTTACTTAACAAAGTAGCAGATCAGGCAAGAGAAGAGGGAAATACAATGTCACGCTTTGTAGTTGAGCTACTGAATTTATTGCTCTTATCTCCCCTTGGTCAGGAACTTCAGGAAAGCGCAAGGAGAAATCGGCGTACTTTAATTCAAGAGTTGAGGAATAACTTAATTCTATTTAACGAACAAATTTCATCCGACGAGATTCGTCAGTTGGCACAAGAAAGTCAAAGAAATTCAGATCAAATGTTAATTTACTTAGTGTTACTTGGACTGCAAATTTATAAAGATCGTTTAGAGGCAAAGCTGGAGTAATATTGAGGATTGTAATTGGTACGTAAGCCTTGCCTGAAACTAATTAACTTTATTAAAGGATTTTTGCCAGATTAGAGGTGTGTACCATAAACTCGTTTTGGAAAGCACTAAAATTGCTCTATACTTCAATTTGATTCATACAAATAATTGACAAGCAGTCACTCAGTTAACAGTAAATACTTCCACGGTATACTCGAACTTAAATTTAGTACTTCTCCGAAATTGCTCATTTTGCTCCTACCTCATTTACTGGAGTTTAGACGAGTTTCAGGTGCGGAATGTAGGATATAAGCGAATGGCACTAAGAAAAGCTATAAGCCATACACAACAAGGAATATAGCTTTTAATGCAGGGTAAGAGCATCTCAATCAGGCTTGACATAAGGAATCAGAAGAATCTAATGTATTGTCAGTAGACCTAAAAGTTCTGCGATCACGCACAGAGCGATACCTATAAAACCGACTGTTGTCAAAAAAACCGTATTCTGAAATACATTTTTTAGAAAACTCCTTCAGCAACTATAAATAAGTAAAACTAATTAATCACTGAAAAAGTTAAGAGTAACGCGCCCACCAAAAGATAGTTCTGGATCTGTAGTATGCAATTTTTGTAAAGTATGGAGGTAAAGAAGCAAAGTTGAGGATTATTTAGTTTGGCTATGAATGCAACGGAGCCAGTTCTAACTGATAGTAAAACCTTAAACGAAGTAGTTAACTGTTTAACAGAACATATTCCAATTCAGACTCAAGGTAAGTGTAAACAACAAAATATCTTTGAAATTTTAATTCGAGCAGCCACCCAAAGGGATAGTATTGAAAACACAACCAAAGTCTTAAAAAACGTTCCCTCAAGCAACGACATTCGTTACCCTAAGCGAGAAATATTCAGATATTAAACCTCTAGAAACAGACTTAAATACATCACTTCAAAGCCGATTACCAGATGGAATCCGAGAAGGTAAACAAAAAATAGCTATTGATTTCAACTTAATTCCTTATTATGGTGAACCTTCACCATCAGAAGCACCATATATTTATAGAAGTCAAGCTAAAAGTGGTACTTGTTCTTTCTATGCCTACGCTACTGTTTATGTAATTAAGAAGAATAAAAGAGTCACCTTAGCTATCAAAGCTGTTCAACAACAAAATACGAAGGCAGCAATTATCACTTATCTTCTAGCACTGATTGAGCCTTTAAATCTTACAATTGAAAGATTATACTTAGACCGTGAATTCTTCTGTGTCCCAGTGATCAGATGGTTACAAGCTCTTGATATTCCATTTGAAATGCCAGTAATTGTTCGCGGCAAACATGGAGGTACTAGACAATTAATTAGAGGCAGACGAAGCTATAAAACAACTTACACTTTAAACAGCGATAAATATGGCTCTGTCACTTTTCAAGTTTGGATAGTTTGTACCTATAAAAAAGGCAAAAGGCGAGCGCACGGGCGAGAATTTTTTGTTTATGCTGTGTATAAAGTTAAGTTGTCATTACATTCAATACATGACGACTATCGTCTCCGTTTTGGAATTGAAAGTAGCTATCGGATGAAAAATCAATGTCGGATTAAAACAACTATCAAAAATCCCACAATTAGATTTCTATTTGTAGCTTTAGCTTTTTTAATTATTAATGTTTGGATTTATCTAGTCTGGCATTATCTCAGCCGTTTAAAAAAAAGTTCAAGACAAGTTTTCTCCCATCTATTTACCCTTAAACAAATGCTTGAGTTTTTACGTCAAGCAGTAGACCGCAATTATGGAGTTGCCTGTGAAGTTTACTTACCATCTGGCTGATTTTGGTTGATTTTGGGGTTTATTTATAAATTAATCTTATCATTTAGCCAAGCAATCAGCTTTTGTATATTCCCCCCAAAACTATATCGTAAACTACCATTTTTTAGCGATCGCAGAAGTTTTCGGTCTACTGACTTTTTGTATATTTTGCCAAGTGGGAAAATATAACGGGTCATCGGCTCCATTTCCTTCGAGGGTGGCGCTAACTAACGGCATTCCCATCGGGTCAAGCGTTGCTAACAACTGACGATATTGCAATAAGTCTGGGCGTTTATCTTTGGAATAGCCATAACACAGTAGATTCTCTTCTGTATCGCTTTGATTTTCATGGTTGACACTGAAACTCGTTGTGTCCGTGCGTGCCCTAGTCGTTGGTAATTCGTAGGCTTTAATTATCTGCCTTCCTAATTTGATTTCTATTTCCTGCCTAGCAAGTGATTGCTTTCCTAATTCTTCTACTACCCTTGCCAATCGGTCATCACTAGCATCTTTTTCTCCTATCGACCATCCCGTACTTAATTCCAATATTCTTCGGTGTGTTTCTACCCATGCTTCGACCGCACACAAGCGATGGTCTGATTGAGTGATTATATATGTTAGAAATAATACACTCAACTGCCCATAGCTCATTCCTTGGTGGTTTCCGTGTGGTTTCTTCAATTTTTGGTCGATATGTTTGGCTATTTCAATTTGCTTGAGCCATTCAACTATCAATGGAATATCGTCTATCCGCTCGGAGCTTATTTTTACTTCTGTCTCGCTCATCGATGCACTCCATTCCAACACAATCTGAGCTTCACACTACCCTCAAATCCTCTCTCATAATACCTTTGCTTTAAAAATCGTCTTAACCCTTACCGATAAAGCCATTAATTCCTTTTACTGCTTCAAAATCGGCGAACGCACAGTTTGAGAATGACAATATCATTTTTAGCGTTCCGCTAGGTTGCCGCAGGCATCGCTCTGTTCGCAAGTTATATCTAGTTCATTTGTTCTACTAAAACCCATCTCTATTTGGCACTTTGTCAATATTTAGATGCGTTTGCCCTGGCCCTCTCTCCTCATCCTCTTATTTTGGCTAAGGTATTGTACTCAGCAACGTCTATTAAATCTAGCATCCCCCCATATATGAATTTTTTGACTATATTGCTGGCCAAAAAGTCATGAGGATAACCTAGTTCAATCTCGCTGATCCTATTGAGTCGATGGATATGTTCTTCAGTCAAATTGAAGTTACAGCAGTCCAGATTTTCCTTGGCTTGCTGTGCTGTACGTACACCGATAATGGGAATCACATTTTGATGTCTGAGCCAATTAAGAGCTACTTGGGCTGGGGTTTGGCCAATCTCTTGAGCAATCTTGCTGACTTCTTCCGCAATCAACCAATTGCGATCACTCCTCTCAACAAAGTGTCCCATGATGGGATCATCCAAACGATTTGGCTGTGCGGTGTGACTCACTGTGCAATTATGTCGGCTGTATTTGCCAGTCAGCCAACCACTTGCAAGTGGAGTCCATGCGGTAACTCCGATGCCCAAAGCTTGTGCCATTGGGAGTAACTCGCGCTCAACCTCTCTGGCAATCAAATTGTATTCAATCTGCAACCCAATGAAGGCAGACCATCCCCGCAGTTCAGCTAGTGTGTTAGCCTGGGCAACAATCCAGGCAGGCGCATTCGAGACACCTATGTAAAGAATTTTGCCCTGTTGTATCATATCGTCCAAGGCGCGCATAACTTCTTGGACGGGGGTCATAAAGTCCCACACGTTGAGCCAAAGAAGATCGATATAGTCTGTATGCAGTCGCTTTAAACTGGTTTCTACAGAGCGCACCATGCTCTTACGATGGCTGCCAGAACTATTGATATCATTGGTGAGATTGCTCCCAGTATATTTAGTTGCTAAAACAATTCGTCCTCTGTCAGTGGCGATAAACTCACCTAGCCATTGTTCACTCGAACCATAGGAGTTAGAACTGTCAATGAAGTTGCCACCTGACTCGGTAAAGATATCATAAATTTTTTGACTTTCTGCTTGAGAAGATCCCCAGTTCAATCCTTCCTTAAACCCCATTGTCCCTAGACAAAGGCCGGAGACGCGCAGTCCGCTTTTGCCTAACAGTTTGTATCTCATGTTTTTGATCCATCTTGTCGATCTGATATCAATCGGTCATGGAGAAACAAAGGATATATGAGAAGACGCTATCTGCCAACCAGTATCCCGTTTGACATAGGAATTGGTATCGCGGTATGTACCACTGAAATCTTTTTCTTCAAAGTTACCTCTCATCTGAAACTGGCTGACCAGCACTGCCACATTTCCATAGAATTTCGCGCTTTCAACATTTCTTTCAAATTCATTCCAATTTATTCCCCCAGGTGAGGGACTCAAGATATGCTCAATCATGTTTTGTTTGTCAATCACATTCCCGGTATTATCAACCAAGGTGAAATCATCATCAATCATTTGCTCCAATGCTGATTCGTCCTTGCGAACAATGACTTCCTGAAAATCGCTGAGAAATTCCATGATCTCTTTCTTGGGAGATTTTCTCCGTTTTTTGGGAACTTCCACTCCTAGAAATCCTTCAAAAAAAGCTCGCAGTGTCCTGCCAGTTTCGTAAAGGCGCTCATCAATATTGTTGTCATACATTGTTTTTTCCTCTTTGTGGTTCGGTATAATCATGTTTAGTCTGAGTGCCACTGTTAAGCTAGGCGCGCCAAAATTGCTGAATTTCTGGTTATGCTCGTCATTAGTGAGCCAGCTGACTTCACAAGTTAATGTGCATCTTGTCTGCGGCGTAATAGCTTACCTGTAGAGGAATGGTACTGATGATCTCACAAGATGCAATATAACGACAGTCTAGAATACAAGTCTTGAACGTCACTCACGCAGAACAAATGTGTTGCCATCTTGATCAACAAATGTAGCCATGACCCCTCCCGGTTGTTCCACAGGTTCCTGCGTAAAATTCACACCTTGTTGACGCAACTGTTCATAGGTTTTGTGGATGTCCTGACATTTTAAGACAATTCCGGTAAACGTCCCGATTCTCTCTTCCAAGCCAGGGGGAGTCCACAGTGCCAAGCTCGTCTCAGCGCCTGATGGTAATACCTCAATCCAACGAGCATTTGCTCCCATTGGCTCATTGGCGATCAACTCAAAACCCAGCACGTTGGTGTAGAAGTCCAAAGCCTTGTCCTGGTCTTTAACACAAACACCAACTTTAGCAATGTTAGTAATCATCTGAGTGATATTACGGAAAAATGTCTTACATTAGTCACTTTCTGCTTGTTTTAGCCCATGTTCCCACTCGTATCGGGCAGTTACGGCTTGCGACCACCAAGGACTAAGTGCGTATTGGGAGCGGAGATATGCCGCCGTTTTGGTATGTCCTTGCTCTTTAACGTCCCACTGGTCGAGTATAGAGAACCATTCGTCCCAGCCTTTACCAGTTTTAGCCTTTACCGTCTCCTCTTTAATACTGCGCGATCCTGCTTTTGATTTAGCCATTTGCCTCACTCCTAACAAGGTAGAAAGCTGACCTTTGAGTCACTTGCTGGTCGCTAGTCTCGTATTATAGAGGATGTTTTGGTCTATGCCTACCGAGAATGAAAACCCTGCTGTGATTGATTATAGGGTGATGTGAATGAATCGGGTTCCTCCTAACTAGGTACATTTCCTGTCTGGGAATACACGCTTCGTCTGCCACTCTCGTCGCCTGGAGTGCGAGGTACAAATTCGAGTTTTGCACCGATCGCATCTGCTGTACTGATGAAATCGTAGATACCCCAGTGTTCAGCGATTTTGCCATCCTCAAACCGCAGGAATTCAATTCCGGGAATGACGACAGGCTTGTTAGTGGCTGGGATACCCATGAACTCACCCCCATGTTGGGCATGTAAATCATACAAAACCGCTAACATCTCTCCTTCACCAACTATGGCGAGATTTTCTTCTCGCGCCGCAAAGAAAGCTGATTGCCATGCAGAAAATCGACTCTGCACACCTTCTAACCCAGGTAAATCTCTGGGGCTGGCTGCGTGGTCAATGAAGTCGGAGGTGAGATGCTTGGCTAAGGTCTCAACTCGCCAGTCTTGCCCATTGAATACCTCGATTTGGAAGCGAAACAATGCTGCTTTGTTACGTGCAACGCGATCGCTGGTTTCTCCGACGTTAATCACATTGATGGGAATGCCATGACGATCATCCGGGCCAAATCCTGGGTAAACTTCCTGGCTGGCATCCTCTGTATTTACCTGATCTGCTGCTAAAGGCTGCATTTTGATCCTAGCCCCAATTTCAGCAGCAGTGCTGAGATAGTCATAAATTGACCAGAAGTCAGATATCTTACCATTTTTGAAGCGGAGGATTTCGATCGCCGGAATCATCACCTGCCGATTAGTTGCCTCAATTCCCATGAATGGGCCTGTGTGTTTGGCGTGCATATAGCACAACGTCGCCACCATATCGCCTTCGCCCAGTACGGCGTAATTCTCTTTGTAGGCTTGACTAAAGGCACTAGACCAGCGTTCTAGTCGATGGGCAACCCCCTGAATTCCAGGCTCGGCCTTGGGGCCTGCCGTGTGATCAACAAAGTCAGAAGTGAGGTATTTTTCTAAGGTTTCAATCCGCCAATCGTGCTGATTAAAAACTTCCTCTTGAAATTTCCGCAATGTTGCTTTGTTGTTTTCTGATGCTACGTTCTCATAATTGTCAGACATATTCATCTCCTGGCGAGAGCTGCTTAAGTAAGCGGTTAACTTTTGATGGGATGTAATTGATCGCGATCGCCATCACCAAAGCTGATCGCACAAAATATCCCTAGTCTTCAATTCCGTCGATGCCATAGCCATGATGCAGATGGTGTCTACAATAAAGTTCACCTGGCTCTGCAATCATGGCACACCGCCGCAGTGTCCCCTTGAGAAGCGTCTGGCACTGGCGTGATTTATTTTTGACGAGTTCTCGCAACTGGGCCAATTTTTCCTCAGAAGCTCCAGCAGCAATAGCGGCTTCATAAGCTTTTTCAGCCATGCTACTGTCAAAGCCCTGTTGCGCCCGAACTGCCATAATATCTTCCGTTAATGGAGCCATTGCTTGAGCTGCGAAGATATCTTCAAAAGGATTGATATGACGATGTTCAACAATGACACCGTTCTCACACTTGATCGCGTGCAGTGTGGGAATAGCAATCTGGTGGTCAGCAGGAGGACGGCCAAAGAATTCTTCATACTGAGTACCGCGCCCTGTAATCAGTCCTACACAGGCGCGTTCATCGGAAGAAATAATTTCGTAGATCACCATGAACCAGTCTGGGAAAGCCCGGAAAAGTCCTTTCAGCATTCTGACATGGGACTCTGAACTAATCGGATCGTTACCAAAATAAGTTTTGCTATAAAACCCTTCTGGATGGAAGAGTTTTTTCATATTTTCGTAGTCTCGCGCATTTTCGCACTCGATATAGCGGTAAAATAAGGCGACATTTTGTAGTCGTAGTTCCTGTGGCGAGATAGC contains the following coding sequences:
- a CDS encoding DUF1702 family protein; the encoded protein is MTPCLAGLRQQIFGISLKETTFAQRCFHQGDARSQQRLEQIGEIFLFGYHTALRYDRSEVLAHQLNQVELELRGFAFEGAAMGLALQDALIPWRRNRLHNFLAGPGAAHVYMVHVGVGWVLARLHQRVKPFLQRLDPLLGWLTVDGYGFHEGYFHWQWAVAEQIVPNRLSGYACRVFDQGLGRSLWFIDGGDVARIPVTISQFPTARQADLWSGVGLACAYAGGVERAGIEALRQSAGIYLPCIAQGAVFAAKARQNAGNSSEYTEIACEVLCDCSANAAAKIADIALEQLPIGTEPAYEIWRRRIQAQFAIKQVQPYMNSCR
- a CDS encoding transposase is translated as MPYYGEPSPSEAPYIYRSQAKSGTCSFYAYATVYVIKKNKRVTLAIKAVQQQNTKAAIITYLLALIEPLNLTIERLYLDREFFCVPVIRWLQALDIPFEMPVIVRGKHGGTRQLIRGRRSYKTTYTLNSDKYGSVTFQVWIVCTYKKGKRRAHGREFFVYAVYKVKLSLHSIHDDYRLRFGIESSYRMKNQCRIKTTIKNPTIRFLFVALAFLIINVWIYLVWHYLSRLKKSSRQVFSHLFTLKQMLEFLRQAVDRNYGVACEVYLPSG
- a CDS encoding DUF4277 domain-containing protein; protein product: MSETEVKISSERIDDIPLIVEWLKQIEIAKHIDQKLKKPHGNHQGMSYGQLSVLFLTYIITQSDHRLCAVEAWVETHRRILELSTGWSIGEKDASDDRLARVVEELGKQSLARQEIEIKLGRQIIKAYELPTTRARTDTTSFSVNHENQSDTEENLLCYGYSKDKRPDLLQYRQLLATLDPMGMPLVSATLEGNGADDPLYFPTWQNIQKVSRPKTSAIAKKW
- a CDS encoding aldo/keto reductase, with product MRYKLLGKSGLRVSGLCLGTMGFKEGLNWGSSQAESQKIYDIFTESGGNFIDSSNSYGSSEQWLGEFIATDRGRIVLATKYTGSNLTNDINSSGSHRKSMVRSVETSLKRLHTDYIDLLWLNVWDFMTPVQEVMRALDDMIQQGKILYIGVSNAPAWIVAQANTLAELRGWSAFIGLQIEYNLIAREVERELLPMAQALGIGVTAWTPLASGWLTGKYSRHNCTVSHTAQPNRLDDPIMGHFVERSDRNWLIAEEVSKIAQEIGQTPAQVALNWLRHQNVIPIIGVRTAQQAKENLDCCNFNLTEEHIHRLNRISEIELGYPHDFLASNIVKKFIYGGMLDLIDVAEYNTLAKIRG
- a CDS encoding nuclear transport factor 2 family protein, which produces MYDNNIDERLYETGRTLRAFFEGFLGVEVPKKRRKSPKKEIMEFLSDFQEVIVRKDESALEQMIDDDFTLVDNTGNVIDKQNMIEHILSPSPGGINWNEFERNVESAKFYGNVAVLVSQFQMRGNFEEKDFSGTYRDTNSYVKRDTGWQIASSHISFVSP
- a CDS encoding VOC family protein codes for the protein MITNIAKVGVCVKDQDKALDFYTNVLGFELIANEPMGANARWIEVLPSGAETSLALWTPPGLEERIGTFTGIVLKCQDIHKTYEQLRQQGVNFTQEPVEQPGGVMATFVDQDGNTFVLRE
- a CDS encoding DUF4287 domain-containing protein codes for the protein MAKSKAGSRSIKEETVKAKTGKGWDEWFSILDQWDVKEQGHTKTAAYLRSQYALSPWWSQAVTARYEWEHGLKQAESD
- a CDS encoding ester cyclase, translated to MSDNYENVASENNKATLRKFQEEVFNQHDWRIETLEKYLTSDFVDHTAGPKAEPGIQGVAHRLERWSSAFSQAYKENYAVLGEGDMVATLCYMHAKHTGPFMGIEATNRQVMIPAIEILRFKNGKISDFWSIYDYLSTAAEIGARIKMQPLAADQVNTEDASQEVYPGFGPDDRHGIPINVINVGETSDRVARNKAALFRFQIEVFNGQDWRVETLAKHLTSDFIDHAASPRDLPGLEGVQSRFSAWQSAFFAAREENLAIVGEGEMLAVLYDLHAQHGGEFMGIPATNKPVVIPGIEFLRFEDGKIAEHWGIYDFISTADAIGAKLEFVPRTPGDESGRRSVYSQTGNVPS
- a CDS encoding ester cyclase; protein product: MTQFKRDPLTKHSESNLTVTNNSNIFIPENWASMSAQLKETLVELLLSGPISIAGKETLVSQEEETRQLHLSLLARYVEEQATRNYVLPEDTTAMTTEEKNRLFDQVVQGKVAISPQELRLQNVALFYRYIECENARDYENMKKLFHPEGFYSKTYFGNDPISSESHVRMLKGLFRAFPDWFMVIYEIISSDERACVGLITGRGTQYEEFFGRPPADHQIAIPTLHAIKCENGVIVEHRHINPFEDIFAAQAMAPLTEDIMAVRAQQGFDSSMAEKAYEAAIAAGASEEKLAQLRELVKNKSRQCQTLLKGTLRRCAMIAEPGELYCRHHLHHGYGIDGIED